From a region of the Bradyrhizobium diazoefficiens genome:
- a CDS encoding PBP1A family penicillin-binding protein, which yields MRQIIPPHWKQKVRNFFLDLDARIDSSLFSSAKGLRELYERYSTFMDRFYVGRWKRWVFIEPLSEAATLGLGGLIVMLILAIPAFRETADEDWLKKSDLAVTFLDRYGNPIGSRGIKHNDSIPLEDFPDVLIKATLATEDRRFYDHFGIDIAGTARALLTNAQAGGVRQGGSSITQQLAKNLFLSNERTIERKVNEAFLAIWLEWRLTKNEILKLYLDRAYMGGGTFGVDGAAHFYFNKSARDVTLAEAAMLAGLFKAPTKYAPHINLPAARARANVVLDNLVDAGFMTEGQVFGARRNPAFAVDRRDEASPNYYLDYAFDEMRKLVDTFPKSYTERVFVVRLAIDPNVQKAAEDAVENQLRQFGRDYHATQAATVVADLDGGIRAMVGGRDYGASQFNRAVDAYRQPGSSFKPYVYTTALLNGFTPNSKIVDGPVCIGNWCPQNYGHSYSGLVTLTQAITRSINVVPVKLSIAIGQKEQPKAPNPAKIGRAKIVEVARRFGLKAPLPDTPSLPIGSDEVTVLEHAVAYATFPNRGKAVTPHAVLEVRTGAGDLVWRWDRDGPKPRQAIPASVAADMAGMMSHVVSEGTARRAALDGIPTAGKTGTTNAYRDAWFVGYTGNFTCAVWYGNDDYSPTNRMTGGSLPAQTWHDIMLAAHQGVEIREIPGVGMGQKLPPHHVANAQANAAPKVLETKPGPPPVLTRRGADILVRVEKLLDEAAKTANKSADADTTPAKPSSSTSALAFPQNYAEENASAPRKN from the coding sequence GTGCGCCAGATCATACCACCGCATTGGAAGCAAAAGGTCCGGAATTTCTTCCTGGACCTCGATGCGCGCATCGACTCCTCGCTGTTCTCCTCGGCCAAGGGCCTCCGCGAGCTCTACGAGCGCTACTCGACCTTCATGGACCGCTTCTATGTCGGGCGGTGGAAGCGCTGGGTGTTCATCGAGCCGCTGTCGGAGGCTGCGACCCTCGGCCTCGGCGGCCTCATCGTGATGCTCATCCTTGCCATTCCCGCCTTCCGCGAGACCGCGGACGAGGATTGGCTGAAGAAGTCCGATCTCGCGGTGACCTTCCTCGACCGCTACGGCAACCCGATCGGCAGCCGCGGCATCAAGCACAACGATTCGATCCCGCTGGAAGACTTTCCGGACGTGCTGATCAAGGCGACGCTGGCGACCGAGGATCGCCGCTTTTACGACCATTTCGGCATCGACATCGCCGGCACCGCGCGCGCGCTCCTCACCAACGCGCAAGCCGGCGGCGTCCGCCAGGGCGGCTCCTCGATCACCCAGCAGCTCGCCAAGAACCTGTTCCTGAGCAACGAGCGCACCATCGAGCGCAAGGTCAACGAAGCCTTCCTCGCGATCTGGCTGGAATGGCGCCTGACCAAGAACGAGATCCTCAAGCTGTATCTGGACCGCGCCTATATGGGCGGCGGCACCTTCGGCGTCGACGGCGCGGCGCATTTCTACTTCAACAAATCCGCACGCGACGTGACGCTGGCGGAAGCCGCAATGCTCGCCGGCCTGTTCAAGGCGCCGACCAAATACGCCCCACACATCAACCTGCCCGCAGCGCGCGCCCGCGCCAATGTCGTGCTCGACAATCTCGTCGATGCCGGCTTCATGACCGAGGGTCAGGTGTTCGGCGCCCGCCGCAATCCGGCCTTCGCAGTCGACCGCCGCGACGAGGCCTCGCCGAACTACTATCTCGACTACGCCTTCGACGAGATGCGCAAGCTGGTCGACACCTTCCCGAAATCCTACACCGAGCGCGTCTTCGTGGTTCGGCTTGCCATCGACCCCAACGTGCAGAAGGCGGCGGAGGACGCGGTCGAGAACCAGTTGCGCCAGTTCGGCCGCGACTATCACGCGACGCAAGCCGCGACCGTCGTCGCCGATCTCGACGGCGGCATCCGCGCCATGGTCGGCGGCCGCGACTATGGTGCCAGCCAGTTCAACCGCGCCGTCGATGCCTACCGCCAGCCGGGATCGTCGTTCAAGCCCTACGTCTACACCACCGCACTCCTGAACGGCTTCACGCCGAACTCGAAAATCGTCGACGGCCCGGTCTGCATCGGCAATTGGTGCCCGCAGAACTATGGCCACTCCTATTCCGGTCTGGTGACGCTGACGCAGGCAATCACCCGCTCGATCAACGTCGTGCCGGTGAAGCTGTCGATCGCGATCGGCCAGAAGGAGCAGCCGAAGGCGCCGAACCCGGCCAAGATCGGCCGCGCCAAGATCGTCGAGGTCGCGCGCCGCTTCGGCCTCAAGGCGCCGCTGCCCGACACGCCGTCGCTGCCGATCGGTTCGGACGAGGTCACCGTGCTCGAGCACGCGGTGGCCTACGCGACCTTCCCCAACCGCGGCAAGGCGGTGACGCCGCATGCGGTGCTCGAAGTGCGCACCGGCGCCGGCGACCTGGTCTGGCGCTGGGACCGCGACGGTCCGAAGCCGCGGCAGGCGATCCCCGCCTCCGTTGCCGCCGACATGGCCGGCATGATGAGTCACGTCGTCAGCGAAGGCACCGCGCGCCGCGCCGCGCTCGACGGCATTCCGACCGCGGGCAAGACCGGCACGACCAATGCGTATCGCGACGCCTGGTTCGTCGGCTACACTGGCAACTTCACCTGCGCGGTCTGGTACGGCAACGACGACTATTCGCCGACCAACCGCATGACCGGCGGCTCGCTGCCGGCGCAGACCTGGCACGACATCATGCTCGCGGCGCATCAGGGCGTCGAGATCCGGGAAATTCCCGGCGTCGGCATGGGCCAGAAGCTGCCGCCGCATCATGTCGCCAACGCGCAGGCCAACGCGGCGCCGAAAGTGCTGGAGACCAAGCCGGGTCCGCCGCCGGTGCTGACCAGGCGGGGCGCCGACATCCTGGTGCGCGTCGAGAAGCTGCTGGATGAGGCGGCCAAGACTGCGAACAAATCGGCCGATGCCGACACCACGCCGGCCAAGCCGTCCTCGTCGACGAGCGCGCTCGCCTTTCCGCAGAACTATGCGGAGGAGAACGCCTCCGCCCCGCGCAAGAACTGA